One region of Bactrocera neohumeralis isolate Rockhampton chromosome 5, APGP_CSIRO_Bneo_wtdbg2-racon-allhic-juicebox.fasta_v2, whole genome shotgun sequence genomic DNA includes:
- the LOC126759862 gene encoding fatty acid hydroxylase domain-containing protein 2, with protein sequence MASNAQNATVSFCQEKWNHFLDVVGDDPERLWVYGTVLLIFIIYWLYAAALTLVDFTKKPHFVRKYKLQPGKNDPVDTKRLLPALRVVLFNQTFVAIPLAYGLYHFVYKYQNTLNIRELPSIQQIVFDLALCCVLEEIIFYYGHRLLHYGALYRYIHKKHHEWTSPIAVVAHYCHPIEHILANTFPIALSLGVVRAHLVTGWIFFAIATYNILSDHAGYAFPWSLISVPFHDYHHATFNYNFGVYGWLDRLHGTYGAYDKSGQIKASHKPQQKQE encoded by the exons ATGGCGAGCAACGCACAGAACGCGACGGTGTCTTTCTGTCAGGAGAAGTGGAATCATTTTTTGGATGTAGTTG gCGACGATCCAGAACGACTATGGGTATATGGCACAgtacttttgatttttattatttattggctTTATGCTGCCGCTTTAACTTTGGTGGACTTTACTAAAAAACCACATTTTGTACGTAAATACAAGTTGCAGCCCGGTAAAAATGATCCCGTGGACACAAAACGTTTACTACCG GCTCTGCGCGTAGTGCTCTTCAATCAAACATTTGTGGCTATACCGCTAGCCTATGGACTCTATCATTTTGTTTATAAGTATCAAAATACTCTGAATATCCGCGAATTGCCATCGATACAACAAATTGTTTTCGATTTGGCCCTATGCTGTGTGCTGGAAGAGATAATTTTCTATTATGGCCACCGCCTGCTACACTATGGCGCCCTGTATCGGTACATACATAAGAAGCATCACGAGTGGACTTCACCCATTGCTGTTGTCGCACACTACTGCCATCCAATTGAACACATACTTGCGAATACCTTTCCCATTGCTTTGTCTTTGGGTGTGGTTCGTGCGCATCTTGTAACTGGTTGGATATTCTTTGCTATCGCAACTTACAATATATTAAGTGATCATGCTGGCTATGCGTTCCCTTGGTCACTAATTTCTGTGCCATTCCACGATTATCATCATGCAACATTCAATTATAATTTCGGTGTTTACGGTTGGTTGGACAGATTGCATGGTACCTATGGCGCGTATGACAAGTCTGGACAAATTAAAGCGAGCCACAAAcctcaacaaaaacaagaatga
- the LOC126759858 gene encoding probable serine/threonine-protein kinase nek3 produces the protein MEKGTILLLIGCLQILHCLILVNSENVGIATSSVQNALPNNTTKNNTESLSQLLNTTGSNANVHKNRNITPTGTENNTKSANIPIDRNNNKTEALGKNGMATKNSENKEDSSQNSTTNLGVITVNATDVTSPKDKLKTTNLKPGMQNENISQASNKTTEIKYITKPTKTTASTKGKPVSSNTTATTTTTTTTTTTTPKPKKPSITFGLGDFPILPGESNVINAMVASSSKLPVANDPVVPPNVQPSQELNNGFNYYSSRDYIVPIMTVLFTIPLAIGVVITTYRRFRDCWSTRHYRRMDFLVDGMYND, from the coding sequence ATGGAAAAGGGAACgattttgttattaattggTTGTCTGCAGATTTTGCATTGTCTGATTTTGGTAAATAGTGAAAATGTCGGCATAGCAACGTCATCAGTGCAAAATGCATTGCCAAATAATACGACAAAAAATAACACAGAGTCTTTGTCACAATTATTAAATACAACAGGAAGCAATGCCAATGTACATAAGAATCGCAATATAACACCAACTGGAACGGAAAACAACACGAAAAGTGCAAATATACCGATAGATCGAAATAACAATAAGACAGAGGCGTTAGGGAAAAACGGTATGGCTACCAAAAATTCGGAAAACAAAGAAGATAGTTCTCAAAATTCTACCACTAACCTTGGTGTAATAACAGTGAATGCAACAGATGTAACAAGCCCAAAGGACaagttaaaaacaacaaatttgaaaCCGGGAATGCAAAACGAAAATATCTCGCAGGCATCAAATAAAACAacggaaataaaatatattacgaaACCAACAAAAACTACCGCTTCAACCAAAGGAAAACCCGTATCCAGTAATACAACTGCTACTacaaccaccaccaccaccaccactacgACCACACCCAAACCAAAGAAACCTAGTATCACTTTTGGACTTGGTGATTTCCCAATTTTGCCAGGAGAGTCGAACGTTATAAATGCGATGGTAGCATCTAGCTCAAAACTGCCAGTGGCTAACGACCCCGTCGTGCCACCGAATGTGCAACCGTCACAAGAGTTAAACAACGGCTTCAACTATTATAGCAGCCGAGATTACATAGTACCCATAATGACAGTTCTCTTCACAATACCCTTGGCAATTGGAGTTGTTATTACCACTTATCGTCGATTCCGCGATTGCTGGTCTACGCGACATTATCGCCGAATGGATTTCTTGGTTGATGGCATGTACAATGATTGA
- the LOC126759853 gene encoding band 7 protein AGAP004871-like encodes MNTTPSQHRPRVNPASSHAISYPTTDVRSPTTQGSRVYQGLKTSENDEMGCVEILATAISVVVMILTFPISIFVCFKVVSEYERAVIFRMGRLRSGGARGPGVFFVLPCVDDYCKVDLRTVSFDVPPQEVLSKDSVTVTVDAVVYYRISDPLKAVIQVSNYSHSTRLLAATTLRNVLGTRNLSELLTERETISHTMQVSLDEATDPWGVKVERVEIKDVSLPTALQRAMAAEAEAAREARAKVIAAEGEMKSSRALKEASEIISASPSALQLRYLQTLSSISAEKNSTIIFPLPMELLTPFLGHCTTNHLCRQHAAQGMNHQ; translated from the exons atgaatacTACACCTAGCCAACATCGCCCGCGTGTAAATCCAGCCTCCTCACATGCTATCAGCTATCCAACAACGGATGTCCGTTCGCCAACTACGCAAGGATCACGCGTCTACCAAGGACTGAAAACAT CAGAGAATGACGAAATGGGCTGTGTGGAGATACTCGCGACGGCGATTTCTGTCGTAGTAATGATACTCACCTTTCCGATCTCCATATTTGTCTGCTTCAAAGTAGTTTCCGAGTATGAACGCGCCGTCATCTTTCGCATGGGACGACTGCGCAGTGGAGGCGCCCGTGGTCCTGGCGTGTTTTTCGTATTACCATGCGTAGATGATTACTGTAAAGTAGATCTTCGCACCGTTTCGTTTGATGTGCCACCACAGGAGGTGCTCTCCAAGGATTCGGTAACAGTGACGGTTGATGCAGTTGTTTATTATCGCATTAGCGATCCTCTTAAGGCCGTCATACAAGTCTCTAATTATAGTCATTCAACGCGTTTGTTGGCCGCCACAACGTTACGTAATGTTTTGGGCACACGAAACTTATCCGAGCTATTAACGGAGCGTGAAACTATTTCGCATACAATGCAAGTATCGTTGGATGAAGCTACCGATCCGTGGGGTGTGAAAGTGGAACGTGTGGAGAT CAAGGACGTTTCACTACCGACAGCATTACAACGTGCCATGGCGGCTGAAGCAGAAGCGGCACGAGAGGCTCGCGCAAAAGTTATCGCAGCTGAAGGAGAAATGAAATCATCACGGGCTTTAAAGGAAGCATCTGAAATAATTTCTGCGAGCCCATCCGCTTTACAG CTTCGTTATCTACAAACGCTCAGCAGCATATCAGCCGAAAAGAATTCAACCATAATATTCCCCCTACCCATGGAATTGTTAACGCCGTTTCTTGGGCACTGCACAACAAATCACCTGTGTCGGCAACACGCCGCTCAAGGAATGAATCATCAGTGA